A section of the Metabacillus endolithicus genome encodes:
- the map gene encoding type I methionyl aminopeptidase, translating to MIILKSKREIELMHKAGQLLANCHKEIAKRIKPGITTLEIDAFVEQYLKKHGATPEQKGYKGYEFATCASINDEICHGFPRNTPLQNGDIVTIDMVVNLNGALADSAWSYAVGDVSPQAANLLHVTEEALNKAIEQSVIGSRLGDIGHAIQSYVEGEGYSVVRDFTGHGIGKTIHEPPTVLHYGEPNKGQRLKEGMVITIEPMVNIGAWESKMDDNKWTARTIDGSLSAQYEHTIAITKDGPIILTKQ from the coding sequence GTGATTATTTTAAAAAGTAAACGAGAAATTGAACTCATGCATAAAGCAGGTCAACTGCTGGCAAATTGTCATAAAGAAATTGCGAAAAGAATCAAGCCAGGTATCACAACACTTGAAATTGATGCATTTGTAGAACAGTATCTAAAAAAACATGGTGCAACCCCTGAACAAAAAGGCTACAAAGGTTATGAATTTGCAACATGTGCATCAATAAATGATGAAATTTGCCATGGTTTCCCGAGAAACACCCCATTACAAAATGGTGATATCGTCACAATTGATATGGTTGTAAATTTGAATGGTGCACTTGCTGACTCAGCCTGGTCGTATGCTGTAGGAGATGTTTCACCACAAGCAGCTAATCTATTACATGTTACGGAGGAAGCCTTAAACAAGGCAATTGAACAGTCTGTTATTGGAAGCAGACTAGGAGATATTGGTCACGCTATTCAATCTTATGTTGAAGGTGAAGGGTATTCAGTTGTTAGAGATTTTACAGGTCATGGAATTGGAAAAACGATTCATGAACCACCAACAGTCCTTCATTATGGTGAGCCTAATAAAGGTCAACGCCTTAAAGAAGGTATGGTTATTACCATTGAACCGATGGTGAATATCGGGGCATGGGAGTCGAAAATGGACGATAACAAATGGACAGCAAGAACAATAGACGGAAGTTTATCGGCACAATATGAACACACAATTGCGATAACAAAAGACGGTCCAATTATTTTAACGAAACAATAA
- a CDS encoding ABC transporter permease: MRGSTIWWRRLKQDWLYQFNIIRTVFDWTIIVYLLIPFLAFLGITYYSWWNSLPDWLEGVPYEVLFLFCFLLCWQGTIRTFMEEADQLTLLQFSEIMTEIRYIGVIYSWILLLLKWLLLFVWLYPLLNHYDNLTFYQLLVTSVFFLSLNLFLTTYKQAVYKFGFWKKLIIDLVVTFFILILCFAIIFKPINPLIIGIALIFFCLSLWQVKEYQSQIKTFYDDVEKEQKNKVKYIKFMFTVNPEVTMPHVKKQKKRSWILWRKSARIFQKRSPENGVTELFMKSFLRDIGNLLQYFQVISVTSFIIFTTPIWIKWLVTIVFYFFFREWIVLMFKEIVKQNPYLSVDYGEKDYMFIPEKM, from the coding sequence ATGAGAGGAAGCACAATTTGGTGGAGGCGCTTGAAACAAGATTGGCTTTATCAATTTAACATTATTCGTACTGTTTTTGATTGGACGATCATTGTTTATCTTCTTATCCCATTCTTGGCTTTTTTAGGTATAACCTATTACTCCTGGTGGAACTCGTTGCCGGATTGGCTTGAGGGAGTGCCATATGAAGTTCTTTTTCTTTTTTGTTTTTTGTTGTGCTGGCAAGGTACCATTCGAACGTTTATGGAAGAAGCCGATCAACTTACACTATTACAATTTTCAGAGATTATGACGGAAATAAGGTATATCGGGGTCATTTATTCTTGGATCTTACTACTTCTTAAGTGGTTACTGCTTTTTGTGTGGTTATATCCGTTATTAAATCATTACGATAATCTAACTTTTTATCAGTTACTTGTTACTTCGGTATTCTTTCTTAGTTTAAATTTATTTCTTACAACCTACAAACAAGCTGTCTACAAGTTTGGATTCTGGAAGAAGCTGATCATTGATTTAGTTGTTACCTTTTTCATTTTGATTTTGTGTTTTGCTATTATCTTTAAACCTATTAATCCGTTAATTATAGGTATTGCTCTCATTTTTTTCTGTTTATCATTATGGCAAGTGAAGGAATATCAATCTCAAATTAAAACATTCTATGATGATGTTGAAAAAGAACAAAAAAATAAAGTGAAATATATAAAGTTTATGTTTACTGTGAATCCAGAAGTCACAATGCCACATGTAAAAAAGCAAAAGAAAAGGTCTTGGATATTATGGAGGAAATCCGCAAGAATTTTTCAGAAAAGATCACCTGAAAATGGGGTAACAGAGCTGTTTATGAAATCATTTCTTCGTGATATAGGGAATCTACTACAATATTTTCAGGTTATATCTGTTACATCATTTATCATATTCACTACACCTATATGGATAAAATGGTTAGTAACAATCGTCTTTTACTTTTTCTTTAGAGAATGGATTGTACTGATGTTTAAAGAAATCGTTAAACAGAACCCATATCTGTCAGTTGACTATGGAGAAAAGGATTATATGTTTATACCAGAAAAAATGTGA
- a CDS encoding ABC transporter ATP-binding protein — MSILAVKIEEAGYEEKHPVIQGIDFHLHKGEWIGLIGPNGAGKSTTIKTLLGVMEYVKGAIYKQPLSKYAYIPEKPIFYDHLTLWEHLDLLAAVNGISDRILIERANLYLKSFKMEKVKHEMPSTFSKGMQQKVMIIQALVLQPDYYIVDEPFIGLDPSATKMFLTVMEEEKNRGAAILMSTHVLDTAEKICDRFLLVSGGTMVAQGTLEEIQVSTDLPGASLLDCFNKVEEGR; from the coding sequence ATGAGTATTTTAGCAGTGAAAATTGAAGAAGCAGGCTATGAAGAAAAACATCCTGTTATTCAGGGAATTGATTTTCATTTACATAAAGGAGAATGGATTGGTTTAATCGGTCCAAATGGTGCAGGTAAAAGTACAACAATAAAGACTTTATTGGGTGTAATGGAATATGTGAAAGGAGCGATATACAAGCAACCATTAAGCAAATATGCATATATACCTGAAAAACCTATATTCTATGATCATTTAACATTGTGGGAGCATTTGGACCTCCTAGCTGCAGTTAATGGAATCAGTGATAGGATTTTAATAGAAAGAGCTAATCTCTACTTAAAATCTTTTAAAATGGAAAAAGTGAAACATGAGATGCCATCCACCTTTTCCAAAGGAATGCAGCAAAAAGTAATGATCATACAAGCTCTTGTCTTACAACCTGATTATTATATTGTTGATGAGCCTTTTATAGGTCTAGATCCGAGTGCTACTAAAATGTTTTTAACTGTCATGGAAGAAGAAAAAAATCGCGGTGCCGCTATCTTAATGTCAACTCACGTTTTAGACACAGCTGAAAAAATATGTGATCGGTTTTTACTAGTATCAGGGGGTACAATGGTCGCTCAAGGAACACTTGAGGAAATTCAGGTAAGTACAGACCTACCCGGCGCTTCTTTACTTGACTGCTTCAATAAAGTTGAGGAAGGCAGGTAA
- a CDS encoding DeoR family transcriptional regulator has protein sequence MKPSTNRMLTRIKSVYMFINERGTVTTQQLVDEFGITPRTIQRDLNVLAYNDLVHSPTRGKWATTKKKVKMSS, from the coding sequence TTGAAACCTTCAACAAACCGTATGCTAACCAGAATCAAATCAGTCTACATGTTTATTAATGAGCGGGGAACTGTGACGACACAGCAACTCGTTGACGAATTTGGTATTACACCGAGAACCATACAACGTGATTTAAATGTGTTAGCATATAACGATTTGGTTCACAGCCCAACAAGAGGTAAATGGGCCACTACAAAGAAGAAAGTTAAGATGTCTTCGTAA
- a CDS encoding polysaccharide biosynthesis C-terminal domain-containing protein, whose amino-acid sequence MLLVLPAVIGLSVLAGPAYNVFYAGTSEEIGKHILMWYAPVALLFSLFTVNAAILQGINKQKLAVISLVIGLIVKLSLNVTLIELYEGVGSIIATAAGYIISLIYGFAMIKRHAGYSFRLLIKRSVLITILCIFMGLVVSVVFSLLSIFINYTDSRLNAVIVVGIAVAIGGATYAYLTYRSHLLEKLLGNRLNRFLPNKKRSVE is encoded by the coding sequence ATGTTGCTTGTTTTACCTGCTGTGATTGGTCTTTCTGTTTTAGCCGGACCAGCCTATAATGTGTTCTACGCGGGAACATCAGAAGAAATTGGGAAGCATATTTTAATGTGGTATGCCCCTGTAGCATTGCTTTTCTCTCTTTTTACAGTGAATGCAGCAATCTTACAAGGTATTAATAAACAAAAGCTAGCGGTGATTAGCTTAGTCATAGGTTTAATTGTGAAGCTTTCTCTAAACGTTACGTTAATTGAGCTATATGAAGGAGTAGGCTCAATTATCGCAACGGCAGCAGGCTACATTATATCGTTAATCTATGGATTTGCAATGATTAAACGTCATGCAGGTTATTCCTTTAGGCTATTAATAAAGAGGTCGGTATTAATTACAATACTATGTATCTTTATGGGACTTGTTGTTTCCGTGGTATTTTCTTTACTAAGTATTTTTATTAATTACACAGATAGTCGTTTGAATGCTGTTATTGTTGTTGGAATTGCCGTCGCAATTGGCGGAGCAACATATGCCTACTTAACATATCGATCTCATTTGTTAGAAAAATTATTAGGAAACCGCCTAAACCGCTTTTTGCCAAATAAAAAAAGATCAGTCGAATAG
- a CDS encoding NAD(P)/FAD-dependent oxidoreductase — protein MKYDVVVIGGGPSGLMASIAAGEKGARVLLLDKGNKLGRKLAISGGGRCNVTNRLPIDEIIKHIPGNGRFLYSAFSEFSNEDIIRFFENLGIQLKEEDHGRMFPITDKAQSVVDALISELKRLNVEIRTNEPVKDVIYDEEKVTSIELVNGETILTKAVVLAVGGKSVPHTGSTGDGYAWAENAGHTITELFPTEVPITSNEPFIQEKALQGLSLRDVALSVLNPKGKTIITHKMDMIFTHFGISGPAVLRCSQYVVKAMKKFKTNSITVSIDALPDQNEEQLFQSIVKDLKQDSKKAIKNVLKGLLPERYLLFLLEKNQIDSLVTYDNLSNEKLRSFVQDCKQFQFQVHGTLSIEKAFVTGGGVSVKEIHPKEMSSKLKAGLYFCGEILDIHGYTGGYNITSALVTGRLAGTNAAIYSKE, from the coding sequence ATGAAATATGATGTAGTTGTGATTGGTGGGGGTCCATCAGGATTAATGGCTTCCATTGCTGCAGGAGAAAAGGGAGCTCGTGTGCTTCTTTTAGATAAAGGAAATAAACTAGGAAGAAAGCTTGCCATATCAGGTGGTGGTCGTTGTAATGTAACAAATAGATTACCAATCGATGAGATCATTAAACATATACCTGGAAATGGCCGTTTTTTATATAGTGCTTTCTCAGAATTCAGCAATGAAGATATTATCCGTTTTTTTGAAAATCTAGGTATTCAATTAAAAGAAGAAGATCATGGTCGAATGTTTCCCATTACGGACAAAGCGCAATCTGTCGTTGATGCACTAATTAGTGAATTAAAGCGTTTAAACGTGGAAATACGTACAAATGAACCTGTAAAAGATGTGATATATGATGAGGAAAAGGTAACAAGCATTGAACTAGTTAACGGTGAAACAATTTTAACAAAGGCAGTTGTACTAGCTGTTGGCGGAAAAAGCGTGCCACATACCGGGAGTACAGGTGATGGATATGCCTGGGCTGAAAATGCCGGACATACGATTACGGAATTGTTTCCAACTGAAGTACCCATTACATCAAATGAACCATTTATTCAGGAAAAAGCTCTACAAGGACTCTCTTTACGTGATGTGGCACTAAGTGTTCTTAATCCGAAAGGGAAAACCATTATTACCCATAAAATGGATATGATATTCACTCACTTCGGAATATCAGGCCCCGCTGTTTTAAGATGTAGTCAATATGTAGTCAAGGCTATGAAAAAGTTCAAAACAAATTCGATTACTGTTAGTATTGATGCCCTGCCTGATCAAAATGAGGAACAGCTTTTTCAATCAATAGTTAAAGATTTAAAACAAGATTCAAAAAAAGCGATAAAAAACGTGTTAAAAGGATTGCTACCTGAACGGTATTTACTCTTTTTGTTGGAAAAAAATCAAATTGATTCGTTAGTTACGTATGATAATCTATCAAATGAAAAATTGCGCTCTTTTGTACAAGATTGCAAGCAATTTCAATTTCAGGTCCATGGTACACTATCAATTGAGAAAGCCTTTGTAACCGGAGGTGGTGTATCAGTAAAAGAAATTCACCCGAAGGAAATGTCATCCAAACTAAAAGCAGGGTTATATTTCTGTGGTGAGATACTAGATATACACGGTTATACAGGTGGCTATAATATTACATCAGCTTTAGTAACCGGCCGACTTGCTGGAACAAATGCTGCTATTTACTCTAAAGAATAA
- a CDS encoding sporulation protein Cse60: MLKVALFDEEHEKDLEEEINGFLANLGENQVRDIKFSVSVSIDEDGEQIYCYSALVIYREK, translated from the coding sequence ATGTTAAAAGTGGCGCTTTTTGATGAAGAACACGAAAAAGATTTAGAAGAAGAAATCAATGGATTTCTAGCAAACCTTGGAGAAAATCAGGTTAGAGATATAAAATTCAGCGTATCGGTATCCATAGACGAGGATGGAGAACAAATCTATTGTTACTCAGCTCTTGTTATTTACCGGGAAAAGTAA
- a CDS encoding rhodanese-like domain-containing protein, giving the protein MSEFKEISPEEVQKRVENGEKLELIDVREDEEVEAGMIPQAKHIRMNDIPEHLDALDKEKETIYICRSGGRSGNVCAYLQDKGYNVVNMTGGMLDYKGETKPKSQLA; this is encoded by the coding sequence ATGTCTGAATTTAAAGAAATTTCTCCTGAAGAGGTACAAAAAAGAGTAGAAAATGGGGAAAAGCTTGAGCTAATAGATGTTCGTGAAGACGAAGAAGTAGAAGCAGGCATGATTCCACAAGCTAAGCATATTCGTATGAATGATATTCCGGAGCATTTAGATGCACTTGATAAAGAGAAAGAAACGATTTACATTTGTCGCTCAGGTGGAAGAAGTGGAAATGTTTGTGCTTATTTACAAGACAAAGGCTACAATGTTGTTAACATGACTGGTGGAATGCTTGATTATAAAGGTGAAACAAAGCCGAAGAGTCAACTAGCTTAA
- the leuS gene encoding leucine--tRNA ligase encodes MSFNHQEIEKKWQDYWLHNKTFKTTEDTEKPKFYALDMFPYPSGAGLHVGHPEGYTATDILSRMKRMQGYNVLHPMGWDAFGLPAEQYALDTGNDPAEFTKQNIDNFRRQIQALGFSYDWDREVNTTDPEYYKWTQWIFLQLYKKGLAYVDEVPVNWCPALGTVLANEEVIDGKSERGGHPVERRPMKQWMLKITAYADRLLEDLEDVDWPESIKDMQRNWIGRSEGAHVTFDIEGHDETFTVFTTRPDTLFGATYAVLAPEHSFIEKITTEDQKQAVEAYIDEVKHKSDLERTELSKDKTGVFTGAYAINPVNGEKMPIWIADYVLVTYGTGAIMAVPAHDERDYEFAVKFDLPIKEVVSGGDVTKEAYTGDGEHVNSDFLNGLGKQEAIEKAIAWLEENKKGEKKVTYRLRDWLFSRQRYWGEPIPIIHWEDGTMSAVPEEELPLVLPKTTEIRPSGTGESPLAIIDDFVNVVDPVTGKKGRRETNTMPQWAGSCWYYLRYIDPKNSEALADDAKLKQWLPVDIYIGGAEHAVLHLLYARFWHKFLYDIGVVPTKEPFQKLFNQGMILGENNEKMSKSKGNVVNPDEIVSSHGADTLRLYEMFMGPLEASIAWSTTGLDGARRFLDRVWRLFIEDNGELSPKVVDETSDALERVYHQTVKKVSEDLEGLRFNTAISQLMVFINEAYKQTVLPKEYVEGVVKLLSPIAPHLAEELWSKLGHSSTISYEAWPSFDEAKLVENEVEIVVQVNGKVRAKLLVAKDVTKDQLEQIALDDDRVKEHVEGKTIRKVIAVPGKLVNIVAN; translated from the coding sequence ATGAGCTTCAATCATCAAGAGATTGAAAAGAAATGGCAAGATTATTGGTTACATAATAAAACATTTAAAACAACAGAAGATACAGAAAAACCGAAGTTCTATGCATTGGACATGTTCCCATATCCATCAGGAGCGGGCCTCCATGTAGGACATCCTGAAGGATATACAGCAACAGACATTTTATCTCGTATGAAACGTATGCAAGGGTATAATGTTCTTCATCCAATGGGGTGGGATGCATTTGGTTTACCTGCTGAACAGTACGCGCTTGATACAGGAAATGACCCTGCTGAATTTACAAAGCAAAACATTGATAATTTCAGAAGACAAATTCAAGCACTAGGGTTTTCCTATGATTGGGATCGCGAAGTAAATACAACAGATCCTGAATATTACAAATGGACTCAATGGATCTTTTTGCAGCTTTATAAAAAAGGTTTGGCTTATGTAGATGAAGTACCTGTAAACTGGTGCCCTGCGTTAGGTACCGTTTTAGCAAATGAAGAAGTGATTGATGGGAAAAGTGAGCGTGGAGGTCATCCAGTTGAGCGACGTCCAATGAAGCAATGGATGCTGAAAATTACAGCATATGCTGACCGTCTTCTTGAAGACTTAGAAGACGTTGACTGGCCAGAAAGCATTAAAGATATGCAGCGTAACTGGATCGGCCGTTCTGAAGGTGCTCATGTAACATTTGATATTGAGGGACATGATGAAACATTTACTGTTTTCACTACTCGCCCTGATACATTATTTGGTGCAACATACGCTGTTTTAGCTCCAGAGCATTCTTTTATTGAAAAAATTACAACTGAGGATCAAAAACAAGCAGTTGAGGCCTATATTGACGAAGTAAAACATAAGAGTGATTTAGAACGTACAGAGCTTTCAAAAGATAAAACAGGCGTATTTACAGGTGCTTATGCTATTAACCCTGTAAACGGTGAAAAAATGCCAATATGGATTGCAGATTATGTACTTGTAACTTACGGTACTGGTGCGATTATGGCAGTTCCTGCACATGATGAGCGCGACTATGAATTTGCTGTAAAGTTTGATCTTCCGATTAAAGAAGTTGTGAGTGGTGGAGACGTGACGAAGGAAGCATACACTGGTGACGGTGAACACGTTAACTCTGATTTCTTAAACGGACTTGGCAAACAAGAAGCAATTGAAAAAGCGATCGCATGGCTTGAAGAAAACAAAAAAGGTGAAAAGAAAGTAACTTACCGTCTTCGTGACTGGTTATTCAGCCGTCAACGTTATTGGGGTGAGCCAATTCCAATTATTCATTGGGAAGATGGTACAATGTCTGCTGTTCCAGAAGAAGAACTTCCACTTGTATTACCAAAAACAACAGAAATTAGACCATCTGGAACAGGGGAATCACCACTTGCAATTATTGATGATTTTGTAAATGTTGTTGATCCTGTAACAGGTAAAAAAGGTCGTCGTGAAACAAATACAATGCCGCAATGGGCTGGAAGCTGCTGGTATTACCTACGTTACATCGATCCAAAAAACAGCGAAGCTCTTGCAGATGATGCAAAGTTAAAGCAATGGTTACCTGTTGATATTTATATCGGTGGAGCAGAGCACGCAGTTCTTCACTTATTGTACGCTCGCTTTTGGCATAAGTTTTTATATGATATCGGTGTTGTTCCAACGAAAGAGCCATTCCAAAAGCTATTTAACCAAGGAATGATTCTTGGTGAAAACAATGAAAAAATGAGTAAATCTAAAGGAAATGTTGTGAATCCGGATGAGATTGTTTCATCACATGGTGCGGACACACTTCGTCTTTATGAAATGTTTATGGGACCATTAGAAGCATCAATTGCCTGGTCGACAACAGGTCTTGATGGAGCAAGACGTTTCTTAGATCGCGTATGGCGTTTATTCATTGAAGATAATGGTGAGTTAAGTCCAAAGGTTGTTGATGAAACAAGCGATGCACTTGAACGCGTTTATCATCAAACGGTGAAAAAAGTATCAGAAGATTTGGAAGGACTACGCTTTAATACAGCTATTTCACAGCTTATGGTCTTCATAAATGAAGCATACAAACAAACAGTGCTTCCAAAAGAGTATGTGGAAGGTGTTGTGAAACTTCTATCGCCAATCGCACCTCATTTAGCTGAAGAGCTATGGAGCAAATTAGGCCACAGCAGCACGATTTCTTATGAAGCATGGCCATCATTTGATGAAGCGAAACTTGTTGAAAATGAAGTGGAGATCGTTGTTCAGGTAAACGGAAAAGTCCGTGCAAAACTTTTAGTAGCAAAAGATGTTACAAAAGATCAGTTAGAACAAATTGCGCTGGACGATGACCGTGTGAAAGAACATGTAGAAGGAAAAACAATACGTAAAGTCATTGCCGTACCTGGTAAGCTTGTGAATATTGTGGCGAACTAG
- a CDS encoding 3-hydroxybutyrate dehydrogenase — MVQAQVVLLTGAAQGIGFELARAFALEGAKVVLTDLNEEQVLMSTKELQNQGYDVIGLECDVTKEQDIIDVVKKTKEHYGRVDTLINNAGLQYVAHIEDFPTEKFELLTKVMLVAPFVATKHVFPIMKEQKFGRIINMSSINGLIGFAGKAAYNSAKHGVIGLTKVTALEGAPHGITVNAICPGYVDTPLVRNQLQDLADTRNVPLENVLEEVLYPLIPQKRLLSVKEVADYTIFLASEKAGGVTGQAVVIDGGYTVQ, encoded by the coding sequence TTGGTTCAGGCTCAAGTAGTACTACTAACAGGAGCAGCACAAGGCATAGGCTTTGAACTGGCTAGAGCTTTTGCGTTAGAAGGAGCAAAGGTTGTATTAACAGACTTGAATGAAGAGCAGGTTTTAATGAGTACAAAAGAATTGCAAAATCAAGGCTATGATGTGATTGGACTTGAATGTGATGTAACAAAAGAACAAGACATTATTGATGTTGTGAAAAAAACGAAGGAGCATTATGGAAGAGTTGATACGCTAATAAATAATGCAGGTCTACAGTATGTTGCTCATATCGAGGATTTTCCGACTGAAAAATTCGAGTTGCTAACAAAAGTTATGCTCGTAGCTCCTTTTGTCGCTACAAAACATGTTTTTCCGATTATGAAAGAACAAAAGTTTGGAAGAATTATAAATATGTCATCTATTAACGGATTAATAGGGTTTGCTGGTAAGGCTGCCTATAATAGTGCAAAGCATGGAGTTATTGGGTTAACAAAAGTGACTGCTTTGGAAGGAGCACCACATGGAATCACCGTTAATGCAATCTGCCCTGGATACGTAGATACTCCGCTTGTGCGAAATCAACTTCAAGATCTTGCTGATACAAGAAATGTACCTTTAGAAAATGTATTAGAAGAGGTTTTGTATCCGCTTATTCCGCAAAAAAGGCTGCTCTCTGTAAAAGAAGTTGCAGACTATACGATTTTCTTAGCTAGTGAAAAGGCTGGTGGAGTAACAGGTCAGGCGGTCGTAATAGATGGTGGATATACAGTTCAATAG
- a CDS encoding sigma-54 interaction domain-containing protein, whose amino-acid sequence MINQRFPYAKEIIETVIENAYVWIVIVDADGNIIYMNDNYCRFCEVTKEEVIGKHVTEVIENTRMHIVVKNGEEEIADLQYIRGNYMIANRIPIIADGKVVGAFGTVMFRDTKEWSEMNSHVRHHLSSIQSFIEQQDDTGAKYTLNDIHSKSAIMAGLKEKVKSIAATDSSVLIRGESGTGKELFAHSIHLLSHRSDKPFVKVNCGAIPEHLLESELFGYEDGAFTGAKKGGKKGKFQQANGGTIFLDEIGDMSLQMQVKLLRVLQEKEVEPVGSTKTIPLDVRVITATNRPLEELMKANDFRSDLYYRISVIPLFIPSLRERKEDLEVLVRQFIKKVSIRTGKRISMIHEDVMDTFYHYHWQGNIRELENVIEAAIHLAKSDLITLDSIPDYIKQSTIYHSKSESALTLKEMLNDAEKEILLKMIQKYKGDKKGAAKALGISKSSMYEKIQKYGLE is encoded by the coding sequence ATGATCAATCAACGTTTTCCTTACGCAAAGGAAATAATTGAAACTGTTATAGAAAACGCTTACGTTTGGATTGTTATAGTCGATGCTGATGGCAATATTATCTATATGAATGACAATTATTGTCGTTTTTGTGAAGTAACAAAGGAAGAGGTTATTGGGAAGCATGTTACAGAAGTAATAGAAAATACAAGAATGCATATTGTTGTCAAAAACGGTGAAGAGGAAATTGCTGATCTTCAATATATTCGTGGGAATTATATGATTGCAAACCGCATTCCGATTATTGCTGACGGTAAGGTTGTTGGAGCGTTTGGTACCGTTATGTTTAGAGATACGAAGGAATGGAGTGAAATGAACTCACATGTTCGTCACCATTTGTCATCTATTCAATCGTTTATCGAGCAGCAAGATGATACAGGAGCAAAATACACATTAAACGACATTCATTCAAAATCAGCCATTATGGCCGGGTTAAAGGAAAAGGTCAAATCAATTGCAGCAACTGATAGCTCAGTTCTCATTAGGGGAGAAAGTGGGACGGGAAAAGAATTATTTGCTCATAGCATCCATCTTTTAAGTCATAGAAGTGATAAGCCGTTTGTAAAGGTTAACTGTGGTGCGATCCCGGAGCATCTTCTTGAATCGGAATTATTCGGGTATGAAGATGGTGCTTTTACTGGAGCTAAAAAGGGTGGAAAAAAGGGGAAATTTCAACAAGCTAATGGTGGAACCATTTTTTTAGATGAAATCGGTGATATGAGCTTACAAATGCAGGTAAAGCTGCTTCGTGTTCTTCAGGAAAAAGAAGTCGAACCTGTAGGATCCACCAAAACAATACCTTTGGATGTTCGAGTTATTACTGCAACAAATAGACCGTTGGAAGAATTGATGAAAGCAAATGATTTTCGAAGTGATCTTTATTACAGAATAAGTGTGATTCCTTTGTTTATTCCTTCCCTAAGAGAACGTAAGGAAGATTTAGAGGTTTTAGTTCGCCAATTTATCAAAAAGGTTTCAATTCGAACAGGAAAGAGAATTTCAATGATTCATGAAGATGTGATGGATACGTTCTACCACTATCATTGGCAAGGAAATATTCGTGAGCTAGAAAATGTTATTGAAGCTGCTATTCACTTAGCCAAATCAGATCTAATTACATTAGACTCTATTCCTGATTATATAAAACAATCAACAATTTATCATTCGAAATCAGAATCAGCATTAACATTAAAAGAAATGCTAAATGATGCAGAAAAAGAAATTTTACTGAAAATGATTCAGAAATACAAAGGAGATAAAAAGGGCGCTGCTAAAGCGTTAGGAATCAGTAAGTCTAGTATGTATGAAAAAATTCAAAAATATGGTCTTGAATAA